From the Lactobacillus johnsonii genome, the window TACTAATTCTGATAAGGCTGAAAATGGTTCAGCAGATTGGCAAGCTGAAGAATTAGGCTTAGAAGAGGTTGAGCCTTTTGCCTTAGATACTGATGGAATTGCCATTGGTAGAAAGGGTAAACTACCTAAGAAAATGACAGCTAAGGAATTTGCCTATTATGTTAAAGACAAGATGCAAATTCCAATGGCAAGACTGATTACTGCTGATAATGATAGGTTAATCTCAACTGTAGCCTTTATTTGCGGAGATGGTGGTAAGTTCTGGAGTCAAGCTCTAGTTGATGGAGTCGATGCATTTATAACCGGAGATGTATACTATCATGTTGGTCACGATATGATCTCTTCCGGGTTAACAGTAGTCGATCCAGGACACTACACTGAAAAACTTTTTAAATATAAGGTTGGAGATCGACTTGAAAAGTGGAATCAGGATTATAATTGGAATGTACCTGTAGTAATTTCAGAGGTATCAACTAACCCATTTCAAGATTTATTTTAGGAGGATTAAAAATGGCAGAATATCCAAATTTACTACCTAGATTTTTAAAATACGTTAAGGTGAATTCACGCTCTGACGAACATTCAGATCGTTTCCCATCAACTGAAAGAGAAGAAAACTTTCAAAAAAATGTAATCATGAAAGACTTAGAAGAACTAGGTCTTAAAGATGTTCACTATAATCAAAAAAGTGGATGTGTAATTGCAACTATTCCTTCAAATATTGATTATGAAGTACCTACTTTTGGTTTGTTAGCTCACTGTGATACAGCAGACTTTAATTCGGTTGATGTTAAACCGCAAATTACTGAAAACTATGATGGTGAATCTAAGATTCAATTGGGAGATACTGAATTTTATTTAGACCCAGAAGTTTTCCCTCATTTAAAGAACTATAAGGGCCAAACTATTATTTCTGCTTCTGGTGATACTTTACTTGGTGGAGACGATAAGTGTGGTATTTCTGAATTAATGACTTTTGCAGAATACTTGATGGAGCATCCCGAAGAAAAGCACGGCGAAATTAAGTTGGCATTTACTCCCGATGAAGAAATTGGTACTGGTGCAGAGCACTTTGATGTTGAAGAATTTGGTGCAGATTTTGCTTATACTGTTGATGGTGAAGCACCAGGAAAACTCGACTGGGGTACTTTTTCAGCAGCGCAATTTGGCTTAGATATTCAAGGTGTTAATGTACACCCAGCTGTTGCTAAGGGCCAAATGATTAATGCTATTCAAATTGGGATTGATTTCCATAATCAATTGCCTGAACATGATCGTCCAGAACATACTGAAGGTCGTGAAGGGTTCTTCCACTTGATGAATTTTGATGGAACAGTTGATTCAGCACATATGGACTACATCATTCGTGACTTTGAACGTGATGGTCTTGAAAAGAGAAAGAATCTAGTTAAAGACATCGTTAAGA encodes:
- a CDS encoding Nif3-like dinuclear metal center hexameric protein is translated as MTKVADIVARLKKDFPEEIASEGDPVGMQIGSMDADVTKVMTTLDVRPQVVDEAIEKGVDLIISHHPVMFRPAKNLDFADPQNAMYGKLIANGITVYSIHTNSDKAENGSADWQAEELGLEEVEPFALDTDGIAIGRKGKLPKKMTAKEFAYYVKDKMQIPMARLITADNDRLISTVAFICGDGGKFWSQALVDGVDAFITGDVYYHVGHDMISSGLTVVDPGHYTEKLFKYKVGDRLEKWNQDYNWNVPVVISEVSTNPFQDLF
- the pepT gene encoding peptidase T, with translation MAEYPNLLPRFLKYVKVNSRSDEHSDRFPSTEREENFQKNVIMKDLEELGLKDVHYNQKSGCVIATIPSNIDYEVPTFGLLAHCDTADFNSVDVKPQITENYDGESKIQLGDTEFYLDPEVFPHLKNYKGQTIISASGDTLLGGDDKCGISELMTFAEYLMEHPEEKHGEIKLAFTPDEEIGTGAEHFDVEEFGADFAYTVDGEAPGKLDWGTFSAAQFGLDIQGVNVHPAVAKGQMINAIQIGIDFHNQLPEHDRPEHTEGREGFFHLMNFDGTVDSAHMDYIIRDFERDGLEKRKNLVKDIVKKMNDEFGTERIKLKMWDQYYNMADELEKHMEIVDLARDAYKAEGLTVNEDPVRGGTDGSQLTYMGLPCPNLFAGEENMHGRYEYTVLESMWKAVDVLRKINQLNVERNKK